In Taeniopygia guttata chromosome 2, bTaeGut7.mat, whole genome shotgun sequence, one genomic interval encodes:
- the DPH3 gene encoding diphthamide biosynthesis protein 3 produces the protein MAVFHDEVEIEDFEYDEETGTYSYPCPCGDRFLITREDLENGEDVATCPSCSLILRVIYDQDQFMRDEVVAEPLPNKELVKC, from the exons ATGGCCGTGTTCCACGACGAGGTGGAGATCGAGGACTTCGAGTACGATGAGGAGACCGGGACCTACAGCTACCCGTGTCCCTGCGGGGACCGGTTCCTCATCACGCGG GAGGACCTGGAGAACGGGGAGGACGTGGccacctgccccagctgctccctgatCCTGCGCGTCATTTACGACCAG GACCAGTTCATGCGGGATGAAGTCGTGGCAGAACCTTTGCCAAACAAGGAATTGGTCAAGTGCTGA